The Candidatus Sysuiplasma jiujiangense genome contains the following window.
CCCATTTCATGTAGCGTTCGAGTCCCGGTACGCCCTCGCTTCCAGGGCTGACCTCGAGCGTTCCATGCTGCCTCCAGGGCAGGGAGGCGATTTCAGACAGCCGCTTCCACATTCCGTAGGATTTCTGTGCAGAAAGGGCAAAGATCCTCTTCCTTGCAGGGTCGAGATAGAATGGCCTGTGGACAACACCGGTGTTGCGTGAAGATGCGTGAACCGCAACATTTGCCTCCATTTCCACCAGCGCAACGCTGCACTCAAAAAGCGATGTCAGCCAGTAGGCAATGCATGTTCCAAGGACACCTCCGCCTACGACAGCGACATCGAAATGCCTCTCACCCTGCACGATAGGCGAATTGTCCCTCCAATATAGATTGATTGCCGGGGCGTGTTTCAGATCGCAAAATAGGCATTTCTCACTGAATCGTTCTCTTCGGCTTCCTCCTTCGTTCCCGAAAATACTATCCTGCCATGATCGAGGACGAGCAACCTGTCGGCAAGTCCGGCAAATTCGATATTCTGTTCCGAAACAAGCATCGGTAACCCCTCCTTCTTCAGGGTGGAAAGCACTTCAATGATCTTTTCGGTGAACAGCGGAGAGAGACCGCTTGACGGCTCGTCCATTACAAGCAGTTTCGGTTCCGCAATGATTGCCCTTGCAACCATCAGCATCTTCCTCTGACCGCCGCTCAACGCCGAAGCCCTCTGCCTGTCGAATGCCAGGAGATCCGGAAACAGTCCGTGCACCCTTTCGATCTTCTCGCCGAATCTGCTGCCGCTTCTCAGCGAACTCATCAGCAGGTTTTCCCTTACTGTCATGGACGGATAGATGCTGCTGTCCGATACGTACGACAGGCCGAGTCTGGCCCTCCTGTAGACGGGAAGCTTCGTCACATCCTCCCCATCGAACATAACCGATCCTGAAAAAAGGGGGAGCATCCCTGCAACGGCCTTCAGCAGCGTTGTTTTCCCTGACCCGTTTGAGCCCAGAATGACAACTGTTTCCCCGGCCCCTACGCTCAATGTGCAGTCCCAGGTGACCTGTATTGCACCATAGCCGGAGGAGACACCTCTAATTTCCAACAGTTCTTGATGCTCCAAGATAGACCTCCATTACCCTTTCGTCATGCACCGCATCCTCGAAACTTCCTTCGAAAATCTTCCTGCCCGCATCAAGCACCACGACGTCGTCCGTGACTCTCCTGATGAAGCTCATTACATGCTCGACAACAACCACCGCATCGATATTCTTTGCAATTTCCCTGAGGAGTTTTACGACGCTGTCCATCTCCGACGCACCGAGA
Protein-coding sequences here:
- a CDS encoding ABC transporter ATP-binding protein, whose product is MEIRGVSSGYGAIQVTWDCTLSVGAGETVVILGSNGSGKTTLLKAVAGMLPLFSGSVMFDGEDVTKLPVYRRARLGLSYVSDSSIYPSMTVRENLLMSSLRSGSRFGEKIERVHGLFPDLLAFDRQRASALSGGQRKMLMVARAIIAEPKLLVMDEPSSGLSPLFTEKIIEVLSTLKKEGLPMLVSEQNIEFAGLADRLLVLDHGRIVFSGTKEEAEENDSVRNAYFAI